The following proteins come from a genomic window of Blattabacterium cuenoti:
- a CDS encoding YggS family pyridoxal phosphate-dependent enzyme — MNHIIENRFFGIKKIIPKNVKILAVSKNQDISSIKQLYRLGHRDFGENYIQEIVKKYKKLPKDIRWHMIGRIQSNKLKYIIPFIHLIHSVQNIKQINIINKIALKHKKTINCLLQIKICNDKKKSGITFQEASKILENKTFKEMKNIKIIGIMGIASFQELKKVHNEFSYLRKLYNEYQNKYGHNILSMGMSRDYNIAIKYGSTIIRLGTLIFGNRKKTI; from the coding sequence ATGAATCACATAATAGAAAATAGATTTTTTGGCATAAAAAAAATAATTCCAAAAAATGTGAAAATTTTAGCCGTTTCTAAAAATCAAGATATTTCTTCCATAAAACAATTATATAGACTAGGACATAGAGATTTTGGAGAAAATTATATTCAAGAAATAGTGAAAAAATATAAAAAATTACCCAAAGATATTCGATGGCATATGATTGGAAGAATCCAAAGTAATAAATTAAAATATATAATACCTTTTATTCATTTAATTCATAGCGTACAAAATATAAAACAAATTAATATAATAAATAAAATAGCATTAAAACATAAAAAAACGATCAATTGTCTTTTACAAATCAAAATTTGTAATGATAAAAAGAAATCAGGAATCACTTTTCAAGAAGCTTCAAAAATATTGGAAAACAAAACTTTTAAAGAGATGAAAAATATAAAAATAATAGGAATAATGGGGATAGCTTCTTTTCAAGAATTAAAAAAAGTACATAATGAATTTTCATATTTACGTAAATTATATAATGAATATCAAAATAAGTACGGACATAACATTCTTTCTATGGGAATGAGCAGAGATTATAATATAGCTATAAAATATGGAAGTACAATTATTAGACTAGGTACTTTAATTTTTGGTAATCGAAAAAAAACTATCTAA
- the serC gene encoding 3-phosphoserine/phosphohydroxythreonine transaminase — MKIHNFNAGPSVLPKEVVKKSAQSIINFNGSGLSLLEISHRSIDFLEIIEKATFLIKRIMNLNDDYAILFLQGGATLQFSMIPYNLMNQKAAYLDTGFWAYNAIKEAKKFGKVKVLFSGKNKNYTYISTNYHIPCDMDYFHCTSNNTIVGTQMKIFPKTSIPIVCDMSSDIFSRKLNFCQFGLIYASAQKNVSSAGMTIVIVKKNILGTIRKNIPSYMDYKIHIQNNSILNTPNVFSIYTSMLTLKWIENKGGLSILEKHNQKKAQLLYDEIDQNNLFENKIHKKNRSNMNVTFFLKEKNLEKEFNKMWKKENIVGLDGHRYLGGYRASIYNALPLESIQFLIEIMKEFERKFS; from the coding sequence ATGAAAATACACAATTTCAATGCAGGACCTTCGGTTCTACCGAAAGAAGTTGTAAAAAAATCAGCTCAATCTATAATTAATTTTAATGGTTCGGGATTATCTTTACTTGAGATTTCTCATAGAAGTATAGATTTTTTAGAAATCATAGAAAAAGCTACTTTTTTAATAAAACGTATTATGAATTTAAATGACGATTATGCTATTTTATTTCTTCAAGGAGGAGCTACATTACAATTTTCAATGATTCCATACAATTTAATGAATCAAAAAGCTGCTTATTTAGATACAGGATTTTGGGCTTATAACGCGATTAAAGAAGCAAAAAAATTTGGAAAAGTAAAAGTTTTATTTTCCGGTAAAAATAAAAACTATACATATATATCAACAAATTATCATATACCATGTGATATGGATTATTTTCATTGTACATCTAATAATACAATAGTTGGAACACAAATGAAAATATTCCCTAAAACATCTATTCCAATAGTTTGTGATATGTCTTCCGATATTTTTAGTAGAAAATTAAATTTTTGTCAGTTCGGGTTAATCTACGCCTCGGCACAAAAAAATGTAAGTTCTGCAGGAATGACTATTGTAATTGTGAAAAAAAATATTTTAGGAACAATCAGGAAAAACATTCCTTCTTATATGGATTATAAAATTCATATACAAAATAATAGCATTTTAAATACTCCAAATGTTTTTTCTATTTATACTTCTATGTTGACTTTGAAATGGATAGAAAATAAAGGTGGTCTTTCTATTTTGGAAAAACACAATCAGAAAAAAGCTCAATTATTATATGATGAAATAGATCAAAATAATTTATTTGAAAATAAAATACATAAAAAAAATCGTTCTAATATGAATGTTACCTTTTTTTTAAAAGAAAAAAATTTAGAAAAAGAATTCAATAAAATGTGGAAAAAAGAAAATATTGTAGGATTAGATGGACATAGATATTTAGGGGGATATCGTGCTAGTATATATAATGCACTTCCATTAGAAAGTATTCAATTTCTCATTGAAATCATGAAAGAATTCGAAAGAAAATTTTCATAA